A single window of Caldimicrobium thiodismutans DNA harbors:
- a CDS encoding cold-shock protein codes for MFRGKVKWFDEKKGYGFISKDEGGDVFVHFSAIDMPGFKTLREGQTVEFEVIQGPKGEQASKVKVIDAGNPQNSRRARTREA; via the coding sequence ATGTTTAGAGGTAAGGTTAAGTGGTTTGATGAGAAGAAGGGGTATGGGTTCATCTCTAAGGATGAGGGTGGTGATGTCTTTGTGCATTTTTCAGCCATTGACATGCCGGGCTTTAAAACCCTCAGAGAAGGTCAAACTGTTGAGTTTGAGGTCATTCAAGGGCCCAAGGGAGAACAGGCATCAAAAGTAAAGGTAATTGATGCTGGAAATCCCCAGAATTCAAGAAGGGCAAGGACAAGAGAAGCTTAG
- a CDS encoding DUF4911 domain-containing protein produces MKGSLFKFIIEPSKIAFLKFILEGYDHLAILTILDPHKGFCTISFYPKEKELVQEILQDFRVEFLEN; encoded by the coding sequence GTGAAGGGAAGTTTATTTAAATTTATTATAGAGCCATCTAAAATTGCCTTTCTCAAATTCATTCTTGAGGGTTATGATCACTTAGCTATTCTTACAATTCTTGATCCTCATAAGGGTTTTTGCACAATATCCTTTTATCCCAAGGAAAAAGAATTAGTTCAAGAGATTTTACAGGATTTTAGGGTTGAATTTTTAGAGAACTAA
- a CDS encoding MFS transporter produces MFLTLPGPLKYKGFRLFITGHFLSFTGSWIQNTALQWIIYNLHHSTGELGLFNFLTTFPTIFVTLLAGFIIDRFNRKRLLQLLLILALFPPLVLGILLHFGIYLFWAFLLLSFLASVLSSIDMPLRQVFISEIVPPQYLTRALSLQASSFNSARMLGPALAGFIMQIFPISICFFINFISYLPLFIFTFWIKTSEDFSRKSEKFNVIKELKHFLKFLTENLEFSLILLLTASFTFFATSIIILLPMLTFKILQGSAKEFALLSSGVGIGAIMGAFFLFLKKEIPSKIFHLLKAHAFWLTGLLILTFANTFPTYFISVMLIGFSFTNFYPVVNSFLQERSPSELRGKVMSLFSVAFLGMAPLGQISIGYMVEILNYKVLMMVWIFLIFIVNMPILFILKNKEKNV; encoded by the coding sequence ATGTTTTTGACCTTACCAGGTCCGTTAAAATATAAAGGTTTCAGACTTTTTATTACTGGTCATTTTCTATCTTTCACAGGTTCTTGGATCCAAAATACTGCTCTCCAGTGGATAATTTACAATCTTCACCACTCTACAGGAGAACTTGGTCTTTTTAATTTTTTGACCACCTTTCCTACGATTTTTGTTACCCTTCTTGCAGGTTTCATAATTGACCGATTTAATCGCAAAAGACTTCTTCAATTACTCCTTATTCTTGCCCTTTTTCCCCCTTTGGTTTTGGGAATTTTGTTACATTTTGGAATTTATTTATTCTGGGCCTTTTTACTTCTATCTTTTTTAGCCTCTGTTCTTTCCTCTATAGATATGCCCTTAAGACAGGTTTTTATTAGTGAAATTGTTCCCCCTCAATATTTAACCAGAGCCTTATCTCTTCAGGCCTCTTCTTTTAACAGTGCCCGTATGCTTGGGCCTGCTTTGGCAGGTTTTATAATGCAAATTTTTCCCATAAGTATATGTTTTTTTATCAACTTTATCAGTTATTTACCACTTTTTATCTTTACCTTTTGGATTAAAACCTCAGAAGATTTTTCAAGAAAATCTGAAAAATTTAATGTAATTAAGGAATTAAAACATTTTTTGAAATTTTTGACAGAAAATCTTGAATTTTCATTAATTTTGCTCCTTACAGCGTCTTTTACTTTTTTTGCAACTTCTATTATAATATTGTTACCAATGCTAACTTTTAAAATTTTACAGGGCTCAGCCAAAGAATTTGCCCTTCTTTCATCAGGCGTTGGAATAGGCGCTATAATGGGAGCTTTTTTCCTATTTCTTAAAAAAGAAATACCCTCTAAGATTTTTCATTTATTGAAAGCTCATGCCTTTTGGTTAACTGGTCTCCTAATTTTAACTTTTGCTAATACTTTTCCAACATATTTTATTAGTGTTATGCTTATAGGATTTTCATTTACCAACTTTTATCCTGTTGTAAATTCCTTTCTTCAAGAGAGATCTCCATCTGAATTAAGAGGAAAGGTGATGAGTCTTTTTTCAGTTGCCTTTCTCGGTATGGCACCTCTGGGACAAATTTCCATAGGATATATGGTTGAAATTTTGAATTATAAGGTTTTAATGATGGTATGGATTTTTTTAATTTTTATAGTAAATATGCCAATATTGTTTATCCTTAAAAATAAGGAAAAAAATGTCTGA